A region from the Halosolutus gelatinilyticus genome encodes:
- a CDS encoding PQQ-binding-like beta-propeller repeat protein, translating to MARSESDAEIESDRQGAFRRVELGDIERARSRHMWTRSTVHVAGNLVLAGQWDGTVTAFDADSLEPRWTTTHPDHAVGIAGLDANRDDGTDAGSAETVVVAGRGKMGTIAAYDAATGERRWRYDAVEDVGEAVKETVFYLPYVVALETDGAGEDAQIYAAARRYERDGEDRRWYSTVLAFDADGTVRWRYETDASPIALGLDEGGGRLAVGYNRCTGDHDNGLVVLDAASGEPAWTWDPGTPGDRRVGDVSFDGDRLAVSSHGDKRGYLLGPGGAELWRVDLAVERDVGDETLYAYPTHAHASDGRVAFVTGNTYAKERRETENRHPNEHRIATFDAEGALVWDADVRGFVHGLDADGETIVAPCAQNFRVRDPETHAVRWFDLDSGEERSERVDGIATAAAVDRGTIAAIEEPVEYHDEGETRGEYALRVGSVGR from the coding sequence ATGGCGCGCTCCGAATCCGACGCCGAGATCGAATCCGATCGCCAGGGTGCCTTCCGTCGCGTCGAACTCGGCGACATCGAGCGCGCGCGAAGTCGACACATGTGGACCCGATCGACCGTCCACGTTGCCGGGAACCTCGTCCTCGCGGGGCAGTGGGACGGCACCGTCACCGCGTTCGACGCCGACTCGCTGGAGCCGCGATGGACGACTACCCACCCGGATCACGCGGTCGGGATCGCCGGCCTCGACGCCAATCGAGATGACGGCACGGACGCCGGTAGCGCGGAGACGGTCGTCGTCGCCGGCCGCGGCAAGATGGGGACGATCGCGGCCTACGACGCCGCGACGGGCGAACGGCGGTGGCGCTACGACGCCGTCGAGGACGTCGGCGAAGCGGTAAAGGAGACGGTGTTCTACCTGCCGTACGTCGTCGCGCTCGAAACCGACGGAGCGGGCGAGGACGCCCAAATCTACGCGGCGGCCCGGCGATACGAACGGGACGGCGAGGATCGACGGTGGTACAGCACCGTCCTCGCGTTCGACGCCGACGGCACCGTCCGCTGGCGGTACGAGACGGACGCCTCGCCGATCGCACTCGGCCTCGACGAGGGCGGCGGGCGACTGGCGGTCGGCTACAACCGCTGTACGGGCGATCACGATAACGGCCTCGTCGTCCTCGACGCGGCCTCGGGCGAACCGGCGTGGACGTGGGATCCCGGCACGCCGGGCGATCGCCGCGTCGGCGACGTCTCCTTCGACGGCGATCGACTCGCGGTTTCGAGCCACGGCGACAAGCGCGGCTACCTGCTCGGACCGGGCGGCGCCGAACTGTGGCGGGTCGACCTGGCCGTCGAGAGGGACGTCGGCGACGAGACGCTGTACGCCTATCCGACCCACGCCCACGCGAGCGACGGCCGCGTCGCGTTCGTGACCGGCAACACCTACGCGAAAGAGCGCCGCGAGACCGAGAATCGCCACCCGAACGAACACCGAATCGCGACGTTCGACGCCGAGGGCGCGCTCGTCTGGGACGCCGACGTCCGCGGATTCGTCCACGGCCTCGATGCCGACGGGGAGACGATCGTCGCCCCCTGCGCGCAGAACTTCCGCGTGCGCGATCCCGAGACGCACGCCGTCCGCTGGTTCGACCTCGACTCCGGCGAGGAGCGTTCGGAACGGGTCGACGGCATCGCGACCGCGGCGGCCGTCGATCGCGGGACGATCGCGGCGATCGAAGAACCCGTCGAGTATCACGACGAGGGCGAGACGCGCGGCGAGTACGCCCTTCGCGTCGGCTCGGTCGGTCGATAG
- a CDS encoding cobalamin biosynthesis protein produces MSETESKTDDTVETTEIEVPADPLAGHPATAYFWGHVAGSGDVSDEGIEVVTNDEESARVLAAIVGGDVEHDTTSREYAHDASITRTEDEYALSIGADGENAEDGNGGLLGRSGALGLPVDGRGSYRLGAFAGYDRELLRGLLEGCGTICFKSKSDTVGISFVHDDRDLLEVTRELIADCPVAAPTGDLSGTSSGGYWFGVDDDAAPAFGTWLYEGCEETGLFAPGRRRKLERSLDRAEAYDET; encoded by the coding sequence ATGAGCGAGACGGAATCGAAGACCGACGACACGGTCGAGACGACCGAGATCGAGGTCCCGGCGGACCCGCTCGCGGGCCATCCCGCGACGGCGTACTTCTGGGGCCACGTCGCGGGGAGCGGCGACGTCTCGGACGAGGGTATCGAGGTCGTCACCAACGACGAGGAGTCGGCGCGGGTGCTGGCCGCGATCGTCGGCGGCGACGTCGAACACGATACCACCAGCCGCGAGTACGCCCACGACGCATCGATCACCCGGACGGAGGACGAGTACGCGTTGTCGATCGGCGCCGACGGTGAGAACGCAGAGGACGGAAACGGCGGCCTCCTCGGACGAAGCGGCGCGCTCGGCCTTCCGGTCGACGGCCGCGGCAGCTACCGTTTGGGCGCCTTCGCCGGGTACGATCGGGAACTGCTCCGGGGACTGCTCGAGGGCTGCGGAACGATCTGTTTCAAGTCGAAAAGCGACACCGTCGGCATCTCGTTCGTCCACGACGATCGCGACCTGCTCGAAGTCACGCGGGAACTGATCGCCGACTGCCCGGTGGCCGCGCCGACGGGCGACCTCTCCGGGACGTCTTCGGGCGGCTACTGGTTCGGCGTCGACGACGACGCCGCGCCCGCCTTCGGCACGTGGCTCTACGAGGGCTGCGAGGAGACCGGGCTGTTCGCGCCCGGTCGCCGGCGAAAACTCGAACGGAGCCTCGATCGGGCCGAGGCGTACGACGAGACGTAG
- a CDS encoding CbiX/SirB N-terminal domain-containing protein yields the protein MSAPDDTPTATAFDDEAVLLIGHGSRREKSNEQVRELAAGLESRLGVPVDATFLELADPAIGEAFASLATVTSEVTVVHCSLFAASHVKNDVPLAIDRARAAHEIEINNGSHLGIHPAIVDLLDDRAGAVERELGIDRTEDDVAVVLCGRGSSDPDANGDVHKLARLLYEGREFARVEASFIGVTDPTLDDTLHGLSKHRPDAVVVLPYMLGDGVLTRRVRDRTADFDDEYPYVDALAGDPLGTDSRLLDVLADRWQEARTGSVEMSCDTCKYKVDLAGYERDVGGARAMLRALAHREAHADRDVVDDEPHSHDAPDKHVAVCTNRTCAEMGSPTVIERLRQKVRDSEHCDARITRSSCLGRCGDGPMVAVYPDGVWYGDVDAGDAERIVADHLDRDRIVSDLVDQML from the coding sequence ATGAGCGCACCCGACGACACCCCGACCGCGACGGCGTTCGACGACGAGGCGGTCCTGCTGATCGGACACGGCTCCCGGCGAGAGAAGTCCAACGAGCAGGTGCGGGAACTGGCGGCCGGCCTCGAATCCCGGCTCGGAGTTCCGGTCGACGCCACCTTCCTCGAACTCGCCGATCCGGCGATCGGCGAGGCGTTCGCCTCCCTCGCGACGGTGACGAGCGAGGTCACGGTCGTCCACTGCTCGCTGTTCGCCGCGAGCCACGTCAAAAACGATGTGCCGCTGGCGATCGATCGGGCTCGCGCGGCCCACGAGATCGAGATCAACAACGGCTCGCACCTGGGGATCCACCCGGCGATCGTCGACCTGCTCGACGATCGGGCCGGCGCGGTCGAGCGCGAACTCGGCATCGATCGGACGGAAGACGACGTCGCGGTCGTCCTCTGTGGGCGCGGATCGAGCGATCCGGACGCGAACGGCGACGTCCACAAACTGGCCCGCCTGCTGTACGAGGGCCGCGAGTTCGCTCGGGTCGAGGCCTCCTTTATCGGCGTCACGGACCCAACGCTCGACGACACCCTCCACGGGCTATCGAAGCACCGCCCGGACGCGGTCGTCGTCCTCCCGTACATGCTGGGCGACGGCGTGCTCACCCGGCGCGTCCGCGACCGGACCGCCGACTTCGACGACGAGTACCCGTACGTCGACGCGCTGGCCGGCGATCCCCTCGGGACGGACTCACGGCTGCTCGACGTCCTCGCCGATCGGTGGCAGGAGGCCCGAACGGGCAGCGTCGAGATGTCCTGCGACACGTGCAAGTACAAGGTCGATCTGGCGGGGTACGAGCGAGACGTCGGCGGCGCCCGCGCCATGCTCCGGGCGCTCGCCCACCGGGAGGCCCACGCTGACCGGGACGTCGTCGACGACGAACCGCACAGCCACGACGCGCCGGACAAACACGTCGCGGTGTGTACGAACCGGACCTGCGCCGAGATGGGATCGCCAACGGTCATCGAACGACTTCGCCAGAAGGTTCGCGACTCCGAGCACTGCGACGCGCGGATCACGCGATCGTCCTGTCTCGGTCGCTGCGGCGACGGGCCGATGGTCGCCGTCTACCCGGACGGGGTCTGGTACGGCGACGTCGACGCGGGCGACGCGGAACGCATCGTCGCCGACCACCTCGATCGCGATCGCATCGTCAGCGATCTCGTCGATCAGATGCTGTAG
- a CDS encoding precorrin-3B C(17)-methyltransferase, which produces MSSESDAAESTDADADANATADATADGAPDDRGTLYVVGIGPGLPDHMTAKSKRVIESANVVIASSLYQAFLREDGTLPPEEAVDDGGFATRDDGFEQEIVRSTMGRQIELARAAFDYVREGKDVAHVSGGDPSVYGKSDLIFTMAEEEDATDVPIEIVPGLTAALGGAANVGAPLCNDFCTVSLSDKWRGWDEIEEKLRAAAISNFVIVLYNCWRNYERAVEIVREERTDDALVAIVNDAGRADAGRNGESEFITTLGEAADHDDKVSGMGTSLIIGTHETETWRNDDRTYLVTPRGGRDVDDF; this is translated from the coding sequence ATGAGTTCCGAGAGCGACGCCGCCGAGTCCACTGACGCTGATGCGGACGCGAATGCGACCGCGGACGCGACGGCCGACGGCGCCCCCGACGATCGCGGCACCCTCTACGTCGTCGGGATCGGCCCCGGTCTGCCGGACCACATGACCGCGAAGTCCAAACGGGTCATCGAGTCCGCGAACGTGGTCATCGCCTCGAGTCTCTACCAGGCGTTCCTCCGCGAGGACGGCACGCTTCCGCCGGAGGAGGCCGTCGACGACGGCGGGTTCGCAACTCGAGACGACGGCTTCGAGCAGGAGATCGTTCGCTCGACGATGGGTCGACAGATCGAACTCGCCCGCGCGGCGTTCGACTACGTTCGCGAGGGGAAGGACGTCGCCCACGTCTCCGGTGGCGATCCGTCGGTCTACGGCAAGTCGGACCTCATCTTCACGATGGCCGAGGAGGAGGACGCGACGGACGTCCCGATCGAGATCGTCCCCGGCCTCACCGCGGCGCTCGGCGGCGCGGCCAACGTCGGCGCGCCGCTGTGCAACGACTTCTGCACCGTCTCGCTGTCGGACAAGTGGCGCGGCTGGGACGAGATCGAGGAGAAGCTGCGCGCCGCGGCGATTTCGAACTTCGTGATCGTCCTCTACAACTGCTGGCGCAACTACGAGCGGGCGGTCGAGATCGTCCGCGAGGAGCGCACGGACGACGCCCTCGTGGCGATCGTCAACGACGCGGGCCGCGCGGACGCCGGCCGCAACGGCGAGAGCGAGTTCATCACGACCCTCGGCGAGGCCGCCGATCACGACGACAAGGTGTCGGGGATGGGAACCTCGCTGATCATCGGCACCCACGAGACCGAGACCTGGCGCAACGACGATCGAACGTACCTGGTCACCCCGCGCGGCGGGCGTGACGTCGACGACTTCTAA
- a CDS encoding DUF3209 family protein, with product MSCHEIEALRLGLMTVLGIGDEHTREHAEKELEGHLEGPIEGLANAETLTELQRHLDTALVDLEEEVATMDRDDPAYDYTRGRLLEVRNAERAIQRIAAHGESVLDGLGEAHDTLHETFPVEE from the coding sequence ATGAGCTGTCACGAAATCGAAGCGCTACGACTCGGACTGATGACCGTCCTCGGGATCGGGGACGAACACACCCGCGAACACGCGGAGAAAGAACTCGAAGGGCACCTGGAGGGCCCGATCGAGGGACTCGCAAACGCGGAGACCCTCACCGAACTCCAGCGACACCTCGACACCGCGCTGGTCGACCTCGAGGAGGAAGTCGCCACGATGGACCGAGACGATCCCGCGTACGACTACACGCGTGGTCGGCTCCTCGAGGTTCGAAACGCCGAGCGGGCGATCCAGCGCATCGCGGCGCACGGGGAAAGCGTCCTCGACGGTCTCGGAGAGGCTCACGACACGCTCCACGAAACATTCCCCGTAGAGGAGTAA
- a CDS encoding bacterio-opsin activator domain-containing protein, giving the protein MSLVEIDAGLTRRRYESLLDAAETYREALVVRLCGEVGLRPPELTRLTVGDIEQVRTDPPRYFLRIPTDDGDRTDRTAYLPTHVERELRRYVRSNGLADDDPIFAVTPRRLQMLVSGVADRASERVDDPSLADVATNDLRRYFARTALVDHEINPRAVKAAGGWRSFEALESYLPEPSDDELVDAFAGVERSNDQGRGRPETATAHAISDDSLVRSLFAASDRCAVVRLDEDGYVDRWNRSAASMFGYRAGEIVGTHLSTFYTDDDRDVPERTLQRARENDGYEGDAWLVRGDGSRFRAVETVSPLRCEDGRHRGYALFVCDVSTYHEHVEDARSARDELDRLYAVARSHRDVTRSLLSAADHEEVETETCAALTAAGAYEFAWIDRTVLADRRREWRASGGIEPGAVEPLVPTDWRDTDPPTDGADVAVVQAPDVAGSVDVETVSLARVALSYGDTVYGTLTVASGRPEAFDETERTWLETIGRQVGYAIAAVRRRNLLLSDRVLELELVCRDDRSFFVDASRRFGCRFELDSLVAVSETTHLYYARLEGAPPSEIFDRAAADPGIEDCRLIETYEGGCRLEFVVEGSTPTLTLTEYGVTVLEATIEEGRATIAGECAADADLRTIVNGVRSAFPECELAGKRETERTVQTAQEFREGLKDRLTDRQEAALRAAYFGGYYDWPRESTAEEVADAMGISSPTLHNHLRKGQHELLRTFFDDPASGE; this is encoded by the coding sequence ATGAGTCTCGTGGAGATCGACGCCGGGCTCACGCGGCGCCGGTACGAATCGCTCCTCGACGCCGCGGAAACGTATCGCGAGGCGCTGGTCGTCCGGCTCTGCGGCGAGGTCGGTCTCCGACCGCCGGAGCTGACGCGGCTGACCGTCGGCGACATCGAGCAGGTCCGAACCGATCCGCCGCGGTACTTTCTGCGGATTCCGACCGACGACGGCGATCGGACCGATCGAACCGCCTACCTGCCGACGCACGTCGAACGCGAACTGCGACGGTACGTCCGAAGTAACGGCCTCGCGGACGACGATCCGATCTTCGCCGTCACGCCGCGGCGGCTCCAGATGCTGGTGTCGGGCGTCGCCGATCGGGCGAGCGAGCGGGTCGACGACCCGTCGCTGGCCGACGTCGCCACGAACGATCTCCGGCGGTACTTCGCTCGAACGGCCCTCGTCGACCACGAGATCAATCCCCGCGCCGTCAAGGCGGCGGGCGGCTGGCGGAGCTTCGAGGCGCTCGAATCCTACCTGCCGGAGCCGTCGGACGACGAACTCGTCGACGCGTTCGCCGGCGTCGAACGGTCGAACGATCAGGGGCGGGGCCGGCCCGAGACGGCGACGGCGCACGCGATTTCCGACGACTCGCTCGTCCGATCGCTGTTCGCCGCGAGCGATCGCTGCGCGGTCGTCCGGCTGGACGAGGACGGCTACGTCGATCGGTGGAACCGGAGCGCCGCGTCGATGTTCGGGTACCGCGCGGGCGAGATCGTCGGGACGCACCTCTCGACGTTCTACACCGACGACGATCGCGATGTCCCCGAACGAACGCTCCAGCGAGCGCGCGAGAACGACGGCTACGAGGGCGACGCGTGGCTGGTTCGCGGCGACGGATCGCGGTTTCGGGCCGTCGAGACGGTGTCTCCGCTTCGCTGCGAAGACGGTCGCCACCGCGGCTACGCGCTTTTCGTCTGCGACGTCTCGACCTACCACGAACACGTCGAAGACGCCCGCTCGGCGCGCGACGAGCTCGATCGGTTGTACGCGGTCGCCCGCAGTCACAGGGACGTCACCCGCTCGTTGCTCTCGGCGGCCGATCACGAGGAGGTCGAAACGGAGACGTGCGCGGCGCTGACCGCCGCCGGCGCCTACGAGTTCGCGTGGATCGATCGGACCGTCCTCGCCGACCGGCGGCGGGAGTGGCGCGCCTCCGGCGGGATCGAACCCGGCGCCGTCGAGCCGCTCGTTCCCACGGACTGGCGCGATACCGATCCGCCGACCGACGGCGCGGACGTGGCTGTCGTGCAGGCGCCGGACGTCGCCGGGTCCGTCGACGTAGAGACAGTGTCACTCGCCCGCGTAGCGCTCTCGTACGGAGATACGGTCTACGGGACGCTCACGGTCGCGTCCGGTCGTCCGGAGGCGTTCGACGAGACCGAACGGACGTGGCTCGAAACGATCGGCCGACAGGTGGGATACGCGATCGCCGCCGTCAGACGGCGGAACCTGCTCCTGTCGGATCGGGTTCTCGAACTCGAACTCGTCTGCCGGGACGATCGCTCGTTCTTCGTCGACGCCTCGCGCCGATTCGGCTGCCGGTTCGAACTGGATTCGCTGGTCGCCGTCTCCGAGACGACCCACCTCTACTACGCCCGACTGGAAGGTGCACCGCCGAGCGAGATTTTCGACCGGGCGGCGGCCGATCCCGGCATCGAGGACTGTCGCCTGATCGAGACCTACGAGGGCGGCTGTCGCCTCGAGTTCGTCGTCGAAGGCTCGACGCCGACGCTCACGCTCACGGAGTACGGCGTGACGGTGTTGGAGGCGACGATCGAGGAGGGACGCGCGACGATCGCGGGCGAGTGTGCGGCCGACGCCGACCTCCGGACCATCGTCAACGGCGTTCGCTCGGCGTTTCCCGAGTGCGAACTGGCCGGAAAGCGCGAAACCGAACGGACGGTACAGACCGCCCAGGAGTTCCGCGAGGGGCTGAAAGATCGCCTGACCGATCGGCAGGAGGCCGCGCTTCGGGCGGCGTACTTCGGCGGCTACTACGACTGGCCGCGCGAGAGCACGGCCGAGGAGGTCGCCGACGCGATGGGGATCTCGTCGCCGACCTTGCACAATCACCTGCGAAAGGGACAACACGAGTTGCTCCGGACGTTCTTCGACGATCCGGCGAGCGGCGAGTGA
- the acs gene encoding acetate--CoA ligase, translating into MVDRNGWGRERPAPTGAPRSPPAAFVEQANVTDEEIYEAFDENWPACWERAAELLTWNEPYDTVLEAEDAPFYRWFTGGTLNASYNCLDRHLEAGRKTHTAIRWEGKRGERETYTYRDLYVEVNELAAALRALGVGEDDAVTIYLPMIPELPIAMLACARIGAPHSVVFAGLSSEALATRMDAAESEYLITCDGYYRRGDAFNQKAKTDNARIALEQDVQTIVVDRLGDDLPHVLGENERDYDDFREAFEGETVEPVPRDAEDMLFLMYTSGTTGQPKGVVHSTGGYLAHVAWTSHAVLDVKPEDTYWCAADIGWITGHSYIVYGPLALGTTTVMYEGTPDYPDRGRLWEIVDRNAVDVFYTAPTAIRAFMKWGEEFPEGYDLSSLRLLGSVGEPISSRPWRWYHEHIGNEECPIVDTWWQTETGAITVSTLPGIDEMKPGAAGPALPGTDARVVDDSGDEVGPDEAGYLVLARPWPGMARTLYDGDDRFVAEYWRRFSDPGDDRWWYESGDAARIDADGYITILGRVDDVINASGHRLSTMEIESAITNVDGVAEAAVVGRSNATAETEIYAYVSTDGHNDPDAAIREAIVENVEATIGPIARPEQVIFTPELPKTRSGKIMRRLLEDVANGEELGDTSALRNPEIVGEIQAEIFGADAVDE; encoded by the coding sequence ATGGTCGATCGGAACGGGTGGGGACGGGAACGGCCCGCGCCCACCGGGGCGCCTCGGAGTCCGCCTGCGGCGTTTGTCGAACAGGCGAACGTCACGGACGAAGAGATATACGAGGCGTTCGACGAGAACTGGCCCGCGTGCTGGGAGCGGGCCGCGGAGCTGCTCACCTGGAACGAACCGTACGATACCGTCCTCGAGGCCGAGGATGCGCCCTTCTACCGGTGGTTTACCGGCGGGACGCTGAACGCCTCGTACAACTGTCTCGATCGGCACCTCGAGGCGGGACGAAAGACTCACACCGCGATCCGGTGGGAGGGCAAACGCGGCGAGCGCGAGACCTACACCTACCGGGATCTGTACGTGGAGGTCAACGAACTCGCGGCGGCGCTTCGCGCGCTCGGCGTCGGCGAGGACGACGCCGTTACGATCTACCTGCCGATGATTCCCGAGTTGCCGATCGCGATGCTGGCGTGTGCTCGGATCGGCGCCCCGCACAGCGTCGTCTTCGCGGGGCTCTCGTCGGAAGCGCTGGCGACGCGGATGGACGCCGCCGAGAGCGAGTACCTGATCACCTGCGACGGCTACTACCGCCGCGGCGACGCGTTCAACCAGAAGGCCAAAACCGACAACGCCCGGATCGCCCTCGAACAGGACGTCCAGACGATCGTCGTCGATCGGCTCGGCGACGACCTCCCGCACGTGCTCGGCGAGAACGAACGGGACTACGACGACTTCCGCGAGGCGTTCGAGGGCGAGACCGTCGAACCGGTTCCCCGCGACGCCGAGGACATGCTGTTCCTGATGTACACGTCGGGGACGACGGGTCAACCGAAAGGGGTCGTCCACAGCACGGGCGGCTACCTCGCCCACGTCGCCTGGACCTCCCACGCCGTCCTCGACGTCAAGCCCGAGGACACCTACTGGTGTGCAGCGGACATCGGCTGGATCACGGGTCACTCCTACATCGTCTACGGGCCGCTCGCGCTCGGGACGACCACCGTCATGTACGAGGGAACGCCCGACTACCCCGATCGGGGGCGCCTCTGGGAGATCGTCGATCGAAACGCGGTCGACGTCTTCTACACGGCGCCGACGGCGATCCGCGCGTTCATGAAGTGGGGCGAGGAGTTCCCCGAGGGATACGACCTCTCGTCGTTACGCCTCCTCGGATCGGTCGGCGAGCCGATCAGTTCGCGTCCGTGGCGCTGGTACCACGAGCACATCGGCAACGAGGAGTGCCCGATCGTCGACACCTGGTGGCAGACCGAGACCGGCGCCATCACCGTTTCAACGCTGCCCGGGATCGACGAGATGAAACCCGGCGCGGCGGGGCCGGCGCTGCCCGGAACCGACGCCCGAGTCGTCGACGATTCGGGCGACGAAGTCGGGCCGGATGAAGCCGGGTACCTCGTGCTCGCTCGGCCGTGGCCCGGCATGGCCCGGACGCTGTACGACGGCGACGATCGGTTCGTCGCGGAGTACTGGCGGCGCTTTTCCGATCCCGGGGACGACCGATGGTGGTACGAAAGCGGCGACGCGGCCCGGATCGACGCGGACGGCTACATCACCATCCTGGGTCGGGTCGACGACGTGATCAACGCCTCCGGCCACCGCCTCAGCACGATGGAGATCGAATCGGCGATCACCAACGTCGACGGCGTCGCGGAAGCGGCCGTCGTCGGCCGATCGAACGCGACGGCGGAGACCGAGATCTACGCCTACGTGAGCACGGATGGACACAACGATCCCGACGCGGCGATCCGCGAGGCGATCGTCGAGAACGTCGAGGCGACGATCGGCCCGATCGCGCGGCCCGAACAGGTGATCTTCACGCCCGAACTGCCGAAGACGCGATCCGGGAAGATCATGCGCCGCCTGCTCGAAGACGTCGCAAACGGCGAGGAACTGGGCGATACGAGCGCGCTTCGGAATCCGGAGATCGTCGGCGAGATCCAGGCTGAGATCTTCGGTGCCGACGCGGTCGACGAGTAG
- a CDS encoding universal stress protein, with translation MTLLVPFDGSDLAAMALEKASTFGELLDEEVVVLTVIPDDADYAADRGWITRGEPFDPERIAAGIQTRADEVAPEATFSVERVSSDEPTATATTNVVREIRRIAAEIEASVVFIGSENAGSVIAPQSSVGSPVANDHRYDVYVVRHPSAGVDAEEVSDIDSTF, from the coding sequence ATGACGCTCCTGGTTCCGTTCGACGGGTCCGATCTGGCGGCGATGGCGCTCGAGAAGGCCTCGACGTTCGGCGAGTTGCTCGACGAGGAAGTGGTCGTGCTCACGGTGATCCCCGACGACGCCGACTACGCCGCGGACCGAGGGTGGATCACCAGGGGCGAGCCGTTCGATCCGGAGCGAATCGCCGCGGGGATCCAGACGCGAGCCGACGAGGTGGCCCCGGAGGCGACGTTCAGCGTCGAACGGGTCAGCTCCGACGAGCCGACGGCGACGGCGACGACGAACGTCGTCCGCGAAATACGCCGAATCGCCGCGGAGATCGAGGCGTCCGTCGTGTTCATCGGATCGGAAAACGCCGGCTCGGTGATCGCGCCGCAGTCGAGCGTCGGCAGCCCCGTCGCGAACGATCACCGGTACGACGTGTACGTCGTCCGCCACCCCTCCGCCGGGGTCGATGCCGAAGAGGTCTCGGACATCGACTCGACGTTTTAG
- the cobJ gene encoding precorrin-3B C(17)-methyltransferase: MSTDTTTDADADDESTSKCGASTETEAETDTSSSSSDPNCGASGGSGDSSGSSGSKCGASSSDSGSLASESKCGASSKKQSTEEKVGATIDDFDADPGQLTAVGLGPGHSEGMTERAKAALLDAEHIVGYTTYIELIPDEITAAADELYDTPMCGEVSRTEEAIDRALAGNDVAIVGSGDPNVYALAGLALEILESKGATASTVDFDVIPGVPAAQSCAARLGAPLVNDTVSISLSDHLVPMPEIESRLHAAARESFTIAIYNPWSRKRRDNFEKACEILLTHRDPDTPVGVVHGAGREDERVLITELAELEDLGESELVDMTTTIVVGNEETYVWDDRMVTPRGYETKYDY; this comes from the coding sequence ATGAGCACGGACACCACTACGGACGCGGACGCTGACGACGAATCGACATCGAAGTGCGGCGCCTCGACCGAGACCGAAGCGGAGACGGACACCTCGTCTTCGTCCTCGGATCCGAACTGCGGGGCCTCAGGCGGGAGCGGCGATTCGAGTGGTTCGAGCGGTTCCAAGTGCGGCGCATCGAGTTCCGATTCCGGTTCCTTGGCCTCCGAATCGAAGTGCGGCGCGTCCAGCAAGAAACAGTCCACCGAGGAGAAGGTCGGCGCGACGATCGACGACTTCGACGCCGACCCCGGCCAACTGACGGCGGTCGGGCTCGGCCCCGGCCACTCCGAGGGCATGACCGAACGCGCGAAGGCGGCGTTACTCGACGCCGAGCACATCGTCGGCTACACGACCTACATCGAACTCATCCCGGACGAGATCACCGCGGCGGCCGACGAGCTGTACGACACGCCGATGTGCGGCGAAGTCTCGCGAACGGAGGAGGCGATCGACCGCGCCCTCGCGGGCAACGACGTGGCGATCGTCGGCAGCGGCGACCCGAACGTCTACGCGCTGGCCGGCCTCGCGCTCGAGATCCTCGAGTCGAAGGGCGCGACGGCGTCGACGGTCGACTTCGACGTGATTCCGGGCGTGCCGGCGGCCCAATCCTGCGCCGCTCGCCTGGGCGCGCCGCTGGTCAACGACACCGTCTCGATCTCCCTGTCGGACCACCTCGTCCCGATGCCGGAGATCGAGTCGCGCCTGCACGCCGCGGCCAGGGAGTCCTTTACGATCGCGATCTACAACCCCTGGAGCCGCAAGCGCCGCGATAATTTCGAAAAGGCCTGCGAGATCCTCCTGACCCACCGCGATCCCGATACGCCCGTCGGCGTCGTCCACGGCGCCGGCCGCGAGGACGAGCGGGTGCTGATCACCGAACTCGCTGAACTCGAGGACCTCGGCGAGAGCGAGCTCGTCGACATGACGACCACGATCGTCGTCGGCAACGAGGAGACGTACGTCTGGGACGATCGGATGGTCACGCCGCGGGGCTACGAGACGAAGTACGACTACTGA
- a CDS encoding ferredoxin, with protein sequence MPRYEVTIETDACDGIFACLTRDPRFVEGGDGLATIDPDADPIYDCEGEVTDTAKRIVATFDDDRIDEAKQAAAACPTDAIVVEEVAE encoded by the coding sequence ATGCCACGATACGAAGTCACCATCGAGACCGACGCCTGCGACGGGATCTTCGCCTGCCTGACCCGCGACCCGCGGTTCGTCGAGGGCGGAGACGGCCTCGCGACGATCGACCCCGACGCGGACCCGATCTACGATTGCGAGGGCGAAGTCACAGACACCGCCAAGCGCATCGTCGCGACGTTCGACGACGATCGAATCGACGAGGCCAAACAGGCCGCGGCGGCCTGTCCGACGGATGCGATCGTCGTCGAGGAGGTGGCCGAATGA